The following are from one region of the Ruficoccus sp. ZRK36 genome:
- a CDS encoding PAS domain S-box protein: MPKPHSFRILLIEDNPADVLILESLLEEVNDLTFDLSHASRMGDGLDMLSGERFDAVLLDLGLPDSQGEQSCLRLKREHPDVPVLVLTGLEDEDAGTRALRVGAQDFLRKNSFEGALLGRSIRYAVERQRIDSELRKKTRQLAASESRIRQIIESNVDAILVVDRDKVVQFANPAAEDMLGERLLDLIGHPFSYPVSEDEPCELKVPHRDGSCRVVEMRVSETVWNDEAAFLVTMRDVTVRKRNEELLKRDAEILSRLRDAIIFTDLESKILYWNQGATNLLGWTAEEMIGRSYLSRYPKSERTATLDRMEILRTGHSIHRERQEIRKDGSKVWVETLAYATQDVDGHPNGFLAILRDVSDKRKLEGQLSQAQKMEAIGTLAGGIAHDFNNIMMAINGYTQLASMASTQPEVTENLATVTKACSRATALIKQILTFSRQEPLERKVTKLHEVVQESIGLLRASLPSSIEINSKIEPSTPTVLANGGQIQQVLLNLGTNALHAMKERSGHLDVILEPFEVDGHVAEQNPNLQPGKYARISVSDSGHGMSKETLRRIYDPFYTTKPAGEGTGLGLAVVHGIMKSHDGAITVYSQLDVGTTFRLYFPVHLDTVEDVDDEAAPVPQGHGERILIVDDEESLLLLGQKTLEMIGYEAEGCSDPQKALEKVRQQPDRYSLIMTDETMPRMTGMDFAKELIKLNPEQRIILTTGYSAKLTSDVIASAGIRALLPKPHSMHALGTLVRKVLDES; this comes from the coding sequence ATGCCTAAGCCGCACAGCTTCCGCATTCTTCTGATCGAGGACAACCCCGCCGATGTCCTCATTCTGGAGTCGTTGTTGGAAGAGGTGAATGATCTGACTTTCGACCTGTCGCATGCCTCCCGAATGGGTGACGGTCTGGATATGCTTTCCGGGGAGCGTTTTGATGCCGTGCTGCTCGATCTCGGCTTACCGGATTCACAGGGGGAGCAAAGCTGTTTACGCCTGAAACGCGAGCATCCCGATGTGCCTGTGCTCGTCCTCACGGGGCTGGAGGATGAAGACGCTGGCACGCGAGCCCTGCGGGTCGGGGCGCAGGACTTTTTACGGAAAAACTCTTTTGAGGGCGCTCTGCTGGGACGCTCCATCCGCTATGCGGTCGAGCGCCAGCGTATTGACAGCGAACTACGCAAAAAGACTCGTCAACTGGCGGCCAGCGAATCACGCATTCGCCAGATCATTGAGTCAAATGTGGACGCTATCCTCGTTGTCGATCGTGACAAGGTCGTGCAGTTCGCGAACCCCGCTGCCGAGGATATGCTGGGCGAGCGTTTGCTGGACTTGATCGGTCACCCCTTCAGCTATCCCGTTTCCGAGGATGAGCCCTGCGAGCTTAAAGTCCCCCACCGGGATGGCTCATGCCGCGTGGTCGAAATGCGGGTGAGCGAAACCGTCTGGAACGACGAGGCGGCTTTCCTCGTTACCATGCGCGACGTCACAGTGCGCAAGCGTAACGAAGAGCTCCTGAAACGCGATGCGGAGATCCTCTCACGCCTGCGCGATGCGATCATCTTTACCGACCTGGAGTCGAAAATCCTGTATTGGAATCAGGGGGCGACAAACCTGCTGGGCTGGACAGCGGAGGAGATGATCGGCAGGTCCTACCTCTCGCGCTACCCCAAGAGTGAGCGTACGGCCACGCTGGATCGCATGGAGATCCTGCGCACCGGTCACTCCATCCATCGTGAGCGTCAGGAGATCCGCAAGGACGGCTCAAAGGTCTGGGTCGAGACGCTGGCCTATGCGACACAGGATGTGGACGGCCACCCCAATGGCTTTCTGGCCATCCTGCGCGATGTTTCGGATAAACGTAAGCTGGAGGGCCAGCTCAGTCAGGCGCAGAAGATGGAGGCCATCGGCACACTGGCCGGAGGCATCGCCCACGACTTCAACAACATCATGATGGCCATCAACGGCTATACCCAGTTAGCCAGCATGGCATCGACGCAGCCCGAGGTGACAGAGAACCTCGCCACTGTGACTAAAGCCTGCTCGCGGGCGACTGCGTTGATCAAGCAGATACTGACCTTTAGCAGGCAGGAGCCGCTGGAGCGCAAGGTGACGAAGCTGCACGAGGTCGTCCAGGAATCAATCGGGCTGCTGCGTGCCTCTCTGCCGTCGTCGATCGAGATCAACAGCAAGATCGAGCCATCTACGCCCACGGTACTGGCCAACGGCGGGCAGATACAGCAGGTGCTGCTCAACCTCGGCACAAATGCCCTGCACGCGATGAAGGAGCGCTCCGGACATCTGGATGTTATCCTGGAACCTTTCGAGGTGGACGGCCATGTCGCTGAGCAGAACCCGAATCTGCAGCCGGGTAAGTACGCGCGCATATCGGTGTCGGATAGCGGACACGGGATGAGTAAGGAAACCCTGCGGCGCATCTATGACCCGTTTTATACCACTAAGCCGGCAGGCGAGGGGACCGGCCTCGGGCTGGCAGTGGTGCATGGGATCATGAAGTCCCACGATGGCGCCATTACCGTTTATAGTCAGCTTGATGTGGGCACGACATTTCGCCTTTATTTTCCTGTTCACTTAGATACGGTAGAAGACGTGGATGATGAAGCGGCACCCGTACCCCAGGGCCATGGCGAGAGAATCCTCATCGTAGATGACGAGGAATCCCTGCTTTTACTGGGGCAGAAAACACTCGAGATGATCGGATATGAGGCCGAAGGCTGCTCCGATCCTCAGAAAGCTCTCGAAAAGGTGCGACAGCAGCCGGATCGTTATAGCCTGATCATGACGGATGAGACGATGCCGCGCATGACGGGGATGGATTTTGCGAAAGAGCTCATCAAGCTGAACCCCGAGCAGCGCATCATTCTCACCACCGGCTACTCGGCCAAGCTGACCTCCGATGTGATCGCCTCGGCCGGGATACGCGCCCTCCTGCCCAAGCCGCACAGCATGCACGCACTGGGGACGCTCGTGCGAAAAGTTCTGGACGAGTCCTGA
- a CDS encoding transcriptional repressor: MAEAAESPSDYLIAQAYAYWRTKGSSVTVVRKIICEVALRAADAFDAETLLARCRREDSQISLSTVYRTLGHLVDAHVLHEVQGPGEKKCYAPANAGQPGQSHVVCQDCKQVFPLEDPCLVLREGALARKQGFSPKNVSLRLEASCDQLTELGICDRKKDEGNKDKKPAK; this comes from the coding sequence ATGGCGGAAGCTGCTGAGAGCCCCTCGGATTACCTGATTGCCCAAGCCTACGCCTACTGGCGGACGAAGGGCAGCTCAGTGACCGTTGTCCGCAAGATCATCTGCGAGGTCGCCTTACGCGCAGCGGATGCCTTTGACGCGGAGACGCTGCTGGCCCGCTGCCGCCGGGAGGACAGCCAGATATCGCTTTCGACGGTCTACCGTACGCTGGGGCATCTCGTAGACGCCCATGTGCTGCACGAGGTGCAGGGGCCGGGCGAGAAAAAATGCTACGCTCCGGCCAATGCTGGCCAGCCGGGCCAGAGCCACGTCGTCTGTCAGGACTGTAAGCAGGTTTTCCCGCTGGAGGACCCTTGCCTCGTCCTGCGCGAGGGAGCGCTTGCCCGCAAGCAGGGCTTCAGTCCGAAAAATGTCAGCCTGCGCCTGGAGGCCAGCTGTGACCAGTTGACCGAGCTCGGGATCTGCGACCGTAAAAAGGACGAGGGCAACAAGGACAAGAAGCCGGCTAAATAG
- a CDS encoding LysM domain-containing protein, with amino-acid sequence MMKCFLTGCLVWLAAIPAVMGQTRITLADVYQQVEQLRAQVGRLQLDMEALQRENDALRKAVEAQSRQQNALVSQYNQLTAQVNAQLGTLPDREQALKKEVYAEMTRQMKDLASQTQQGFEQITKARAYSQQSQTTTFDQDYPQTGVPYVVQSGDSLSSIARKLNSTVRDIQNANKISDPRNLKAGETIFVPQRN; translated from the coding sequence ATGATGAAATGTTTTCTGACGGGATGTCTCGTGTGGCTGGCCGCGATCCCCGCGGTGATGGGCCAGACCCGTATCACCCTGGCCGATGTCTATCAGCAGGTTGAGCAACTTCGGGCCCAGGTGGGGCGGCTCCAGCTAGATATGGAGGCGCTTCAGCGCGAGAACGATGCTCTGCGCAAGGCAGTCGAAGCACAGTCGCGCCAGCAGAACGCGCTCGTCAGCCAGTATAACCAGCTCACCGCGCAGGTGAATGCGCAGCTCGGCACCCTGCCTGACCGAGAGCAGGCCCTGAAAAAAGAAGTTTATGCCGAGATGACGCGGCAGATGAAAGATCTGGCCAGCCAGACGCAGCAGGGCTTTGAGCAGATCACAAAGGCCCGCGCCTACAGCCAGCAGAGCCAGACCACGACTTTTGACCAGGACTATCCGCAGACCGGCGTGCCCTACGTCGTGCAGTCCGGCGACAGCCTCTCCAGTATCGCCCGTAAACTCAACTCCACCGTCCGCGACATCCAGAACGCGAACAAAATCAGCGACCCCCGTAACCTGAAGGCGGGAGAAACCATTTTCGTGCCCCAGCGTAACTAA
- a CDS encoding ParB/RepB/Spo0J family partition protein: MAQAKKRLGRGLGNLIAGGVAKKEAPEPTPAPKKSKGSKKEKTSVKPIKRAAPKPAPAPEKVEPAPAPTPAPEGPYREIDVSTIEPSPYQPRRAMNGEQVKELAESIRSEGLLQPIVVRQRGSKYELIAGERRWRAHLHLGLKKIAARVMDASDSSSAVISLIENVQREGLNAIEEALAYASLMGDFDLTQEAVAERVGKGRATVANALRLLQLDREIQGYVAKGMLSAGHAKVLLGLEDPAQRLLLARRIIETGMSVREAEKQLHRLKGEGSSQHHLHRSPAEAENTIVRDLEKQIATRLNTKVHLKHTAKKGRLIIEYYGNEDLQRILEKTGLQ, encoded by the coding sequence ATGGCTCAAGCGAAGAAACGACTCGGCCGCGGCCTCGGCAACCTTATCGCCGGCGGCGTCGCCAAAAAAGAAGCTCCCGAGCCGACCCCGGCTCCTAAAAAGTCGAAGGGCAGCAAAAAGGAAAAGACCAGCGTAAAGCCGATCAAGCGCGCTGCACCCAAGCCTGCGCCCGCTCCCGAGAAGGTCGAGCCCGCGCCTGCACCGACCCCGGCCCCCGAGGGCCCGTACCGGGAGATCGATGTCTCCACCATCGAGCCCAGCCCCTACCAGCCCCGCCGCGCGATGAACGGCGAGCAGGTTAAGGAGCTGGCCGAGAGCATTCGCTCGGAGGGGCTGCTGCAGCCCATCGTCGTGCGCCAGCGCGGCAGTAAGTACGAGTTGATCGCCGGGGAGCGCCGTTGGCGCGCCCACCTGCACCTGGGGCTGAAGAAAATTGCCGCCCGCGTCATGGATGCCTCCGACAGCTCGTCGGCCGTGATTTCCTTGATCGAGAATGTCCAGCGCGAGGGCTTGAACGCGATTGAAGAGGCGCTCGCCTACGCCAGCCTGATGGGTGACTTTGACCTCACGCAGGAGGCGGTAGCCGAGCGCGTGGGTAAGGGCCGTGCCACCGTGGCTAATGCTCTGCGCCTGCTCCAGCTCGACCGGGAGATCCAGGGCTATGTTGCCAAAGGGATGCTCTCCGCCGGACACGCCAAGGTCCTGCTCGGGCTCGAAGACCCGGCCCAGCGCCTGCTGCTGGCTCGCCGCATCATCGAGACCGGTATGAGTGTGCGTGAGGCCGAGAAGCAGCTGCACCGCCTGAAAGGGGAGGGGAGCAGCCAGCACCATTTGCACCGGAGTCCTGCCGAGGCTGAGAATACCATCGTCCGCGACCTGGAGAAGCAGATTGCCACGCGGCTCAATACCAAGGTCCACCTCAAGCACACCGCTAAAAAGGGGCGCCTCATTATCGAGTACTACGGTAACGAAGACCTGCAGCGCATTCTGGAAAAAACCGGCCTGCAGTGA
- the secG gene encoding preprotein translocase subunit SecG: MSGIILGFFTVVLILICGFITLIVLMQRASTNAGMGASLGGGAAESALGGGASNVLVRGTIIGAALFFIVAFGLYLGFMANYDEQQVAKGAALPGMSEFETKAPLPDLTDVPASEEAAASTAGSGTSTVNVGEPTGIEAAPAPESAPASDAETPAAQ, translated from the coding sequence ATGAGCGGTATTATCCTAGGTTTCTTTACGGTCGTCCTGATCCTTATCTGCGGCTTTATTACACTGATCGTCCTGATGCAGCGTGCCAGCACGAACGCTGGCATGGGCGCCTCCCTCGGTGGCGGCGCTGCTGAGTCCGCCCTCGGCGGTGGTGCCAGTAATGTTCTGGTGCGCGGCACGATTATCGGGGCTGCCCTGTTTTTCATCGTGGCATTCGGCCTTTATCTGGGCTTTATGGCCAACTACGACGAGCAGCAGGTTGCCAAGGGTGCCGCCCTGCCCGGTATGAGCGAGTTTGAGACAAAGGCTCCCCTGCCGGACCTGACCGATGTGCCCGCCTCGGAGGAGGCCGCCGCCTCGACCGCTGGCAGCGGTACCAGCACCGTGAATGTCGGCGAACCGACCGGTATCGAGGCCGCCCCGGCACCGGAATCCGCTCCGGCTTCCGACGCAGAAACCCCGGCTGCCCAGTAA
- a CDS encoding outer membrane lipoprotein-sorting protein produces the protein MCCLAGAAHAQAAKPGERGRAAQEVTPLTLEEGRAQLEAFQRQRLSGDYVFRFELVHYPRRGDKVSFEGYLWGTWNAEGPRNRIVIWNDDNSTAPAVDMIVQNGLNPKVWVAGKDGRAVEMPKGQMRDPLLKDIVYTPFDLLMPFVYWENFDYAGSERRSGRPSDTFIMLPPPGWEKNAPELKGVAISLDRNFRALNKIEELDKDGQPMRTFKVVSYKEVDDQYIVKTIDLVDERSRDKTRFVVLAAAVGVNLPASTFDPRAIGLGLPPVRGLPFKGI, from the coding sequence TTGTGCTGTCTCGCGGGCGCCGCTCATGCCCAGGCTGCCAAGCCCGGGGAACGTGGTCGTGCCGCTCAGGAAGTCACCCCGCTCACGCTCGAAGAAGGGCGTGCGCAGTTGGAGGCCTTCCAGCGCCAGCGACTGAGTGGGGATTATGTTTTCCGGTTCGAGCTGGTGCACTATCCGCGCCGCGGCGATAAGGTCAGTTTCGAGGGTTACCTCTGGGGGACCTGGAACGCCGAGGGGCCGCGCAATCGTATCGTAATCTGGAATGACGATAACTCCACGGCTCCGGCGGTGGACATGATCGTGCAGAACGGCCTGAACCCAAAGGTGTGGGTCGCCGGTAAGGACGGCCGCGCGGTCGAGATGCCCAAGGGCCAGATGCGCGATCCTCTGCTCAAGGATATCGTCTACACGCCTTTCGACCTGTTGATGCCCTTCGTCTACTGGGAGAACTTCGACTATGCCGGTAGCGAGCGCCGCTCCGGCCGCCCGAGCGATACTTTTATCATGCTGCCGCCTCCGGGCTGGGAAAAGAATGCTCCCGAGCTGAAGGGCGTTGCGATCAGTCTCGACCGGAACTTTCGTGCGCTCAACAAAATCGAAGAGCTCGACAAGGACGGCCAGCCGATGCGCACATTCAAGGTCGTGAGCTACAAGGAAGTTGACGACCAGTACATCGTTAAGACGATCGACTTGGTGGACGAAAGAAGCCGCGACAAGACTCGCTTCGTCGTCCTGGCTGCCGCTGTTGGCGTAAACCTGCCCGCCTCGACGTTTGACCCCCGTGCGATTGGTCTGGGCTTGCCGCCCGTGCGCGGTCTTCCCTTTAAGGGGATCTGA
- a CDS encoding CopG family transcriptional regulator — MQKTFPITFDISQEQYRQLKKLQRQFGLGSISELVRLAVSRFNFAQVPQTAQEHQQISVRLGQEDKAVLSKTSKARKISVGELLRTALDELFANLPDRESVQTQTRTNMPTKKTAKKKAVKKAPAKKAVKKVAKKTVVKKAAKKAVKKAPVKKVAKKKVVKKVAKKAVKKAPVKKVAKKKVAKKAVKKAVKKAPAKKAVKKAVKKAPAKKVAKKTAKKKVAKKKK, encoded by the coding sequence ATGCAAAAGACGTTCCCTATTACCTTCGACATCAGTCAGGAACAATACCGCCAACTGAAAAAGCTTCAGCGTCAGTTTGGTCTGGGTTCGATCAGTGAGCTCGTGCGTCTGGCTGTTTCGCGATTTAACTTTGCACAAGTCCCCCAAACGGCTCAAGAGCACCAGCAGATCTCGGTGCGCCTGGGGCAGGAGGACAAGGCTGTTTTAAGTAAGACTTCAAAGGCTAGAAAGATCAGTGTCGGGGAATTACTCCGCACTGCCTTGGACGAGCTTTTCGCAAACCTTCCCGACAGGGAAAGCGTCCAAACCCAAACTAGAACGAACATGCCTACAAAGAAAACAGCCAAGAAAAAAGCCGTCAAAAAAGCTCCGGCCAAAAAGGCCGTGAAGAAGGTGGCTAAGAAAACTGTGGTCAAAAAGGCTGCCAAGAAGGCCGTCAAAAAGGCCCCGGTGAAGAAGGTCGCCAAGAAAAAGGTGGTTAAGAAGGTTGCCAAGAAGGCAGTCAAAAAGGCTCCCGTAAAAAAGGTCGCCAAAAAGAAAGTCGCTAAGAAGGCCGTCAAGAAAGCCGTGAAGAAGGCTCCGGCCAAGAAGGCAGTTAAGAAAGCCGTCAAGAAGGCACCTGCCAAGAAAGTGGCTAAGAAGACCGCCAAGAAGAAGGTAGCCAAGAAAAAGAAATAA
- a CDS encoding pyridoxal phosphate-dependent aminotransferase, producing MSQDRLSVWAKGISPSPTLAVDAKAKALKAEGKDVCGFGAGEPDFDTPEFIKEACVEALRAGQTKYCPAAGLPALKKALAEKYQLDNNLEVDPAQVVVSPGGKYSCYLAILATCGPGDEVVIPAPYWVSYPEMAKLAGATPVIVSAGEEADFKITADQLREAITPKTKLVILNSPSNPTGTIYTPKEIEALVEVCLSAGVLIMSDEIYEYLLYDDVKHLSPASLSKEAAAATITVSGFSKTFSMTGWRLGTLVADPAIAKAVGNLQSQTSSNATTFAQFGALAALQKRDEAQAAIAQMLEVFDRRRLKLLNGLNAIKGITCRRAQGAFYLFPSMSSFGLSSTDFAAKLLEQELVAVVPGVAFGADACMRLSYATSDEVIDKGLERLARFCQQL from the coding sequence ATGTCACAAGATCGTTTATCCGTTTGGGCCAAAGGCATATCCCCGTCTCCAACGCTTGCCGTCGATGCGAAGGCAAAAGCCCTCAAGGCTGAAGGCAAGGATGTATGCGGGTTTGGAGCCGGCGAGCCCGATTTTGATACGCCCGAATTTATCAAGGAGGCGTGCGTAGAAGCTTTGCGCGCGGGGCAAACCAAGTATTGCCCCGCCGCCGGCTTGCCGGCCCTGAAGAAGGCGCTGGCCGAGAAGTACCAGCTCGATAATAACCTGGAGGTCGATCCGGCCCAGGTTGTTGTCAGCCCCGGTGGTAAATACTCCTGCTATCTGGCCATCCTGGCCACCTGCGGGCCCGGTGACGAGGTCGTCATCCCGGCTCCGTACTGGGTGAGCTACCCGGAGATGGCTAAGCTGGCCGGTGCGACGCCGGTCATCGTCAGCGCTGGAGAAGAGGCGGACTTTAAGATCACCGCCGATCAGCTGCGCGAGGCCATCACGCCGAAGACCAAACTGGTCATCCTCAACAGCCCCTCGAACCCGACGGGCACGATCTACACGCCCAAGGAAATTGAGGCGTTGGTTGAGGTATGCCTGAGCGCCGGTGTGCTGATCATGTCGGACGAAATCTACGAGTACCTGCTCTATGATGACGTCAAGCACCTCAGCCCTGCCTCGCTGAGTAAGGAAGCCGCCGCAGCGACGATCACCGTCTCCGGCTTCTCGAAGACATTTTCCATGACCGGCTGGCGTCTGGGTACGCTGGTCGCAGACCCTGCCATCGCCAAGGCCGTGGGCAACCTGCAGAGCCAGACCTCCTCGAACGCCACCACCTTCGCACAGTTTGGTGCGCTGGCCGCGCTGCAGAAGCGCGACGAGGCGCAGGCCGCTATCGCACAGATGCTGGAGGTCTTCGACCGCCGCCGCCTGAAGCTCCTCAACGGCCTCAATGCGATCAAGGGCATCACCTGCCGCCGCGCGCAGGGTGCTTTCTATCTTTTCCCGTCAATGTCCAGCTTCGGGTTGAGTTCGACGGACTTTGCTGCCAAGCTGCTTGAGCAGGAGCTGGTCGCAGTCGTGCCGGGCGTTGCCTTTGGTGCGGATGCGTGTATGCGCCTGAGCTACGCGACCTCCGATGAGGTCATTGACAAAGGACTTGAACGGCTGGCGCGTTTCTGCCAGCAACTCTAA